The proteins below come from a single Argentina anserina chromosome 1, drPotAnse1.1, whole genome shotgun sequence genomic window:
- the LOC126787850 gene encoding histone H1, translating to MSATEEVQAPAVEAPPATEEPIKAEEKPVRGKKLGDLKEKKPRQTKAKAKPKTAAHPPYFQMIKEALLALNEKSGSSPYAIAKYMEEKHKAVLPENFKKTLALQLKNSEARGKLIKVKASYKLSVAGKKDQSTVRRTTRSSKPKEEEKKKKTMTKPRTKAVKATATPKKNKPAKKNKKSSATRPKQPKSIKSPTAKKPKKAAA from the exons ATGTCTGCCACCGAAGAAGTCCAAGCTCCAGCCGTCGAGGCCCCGCCGGCGACGGAGGAACCCATCAAGGCTGAAGAGAAGCCGGTGAGGGGGAAAAAGCTCGGAGATCTGAAAGAGAAGAAGCCCAGACAGACCAAAGCCAAAGCCAAACCCAAAACTGCTGCCCACCCTCCTTATTTTCAG ATGATCAAGGAGGCACTGTTGGCTCTGAACGAGAAGAGTGGCTCGAGCCCATACGCCATAGCCAAGTACATGGAGGAGAAGCACAAAGCGGTGCTTCCGGAAAATTTCAAGAAGACTCTGGCTCTGCAACTCAAGAACTCGGAGGCGAGAGGGAAGCTGATCAAGGTCAAGGCCTCTTACAAGTTGTCTGTGGCAGGGAAGAAGGACCAAAGCACTGTCAGAAGAACAACTCGATCTTCTAAGCCCaaggaagaggagaagaagaagaagaccatGACCAAGCCTAGGACCAAGGCTGTTAAGGCAACTGCTACTCCGAAGAAGAATAAGCCGgcgaagaagaacaagaaatcGAGCGCAACAAGGCCGAAGCAGCCCAAATCGATAAAGAGCCCGACTGCTAAGAAACCCAAGAAGGCTGCTGCTTGA
- the LOC126787816 gene encoding NAC domain-containing protein 37-like isoform X2, with protein sequence MESIESTVPPGFRFHPTDEELVGYYLRKKVASQKIDLDVIRDIDLYRIEPWDLQDRCRIGYEEQNEWYFFSHKDKKYPTGTRTNRATMAGFWKATGRDKSVYDKSKLIGMRKTLVFYKGRAPNGQKTDWIMHEYRLESDENGPPQAKGWVVCRAFKKRTSTQNKSMEGWDSSYLYDELHGVSSIVDPAVFVSRQPQRAAQSFLASQSFLCKQEITAEADSLNGTFMPSDHFVQLPQLESPSLPLIKRPGSSVCLISSSENNVEEEVELINIRGCSGNSINANKAATVTDWRDLDKFVASQLSQEDKYNELGDHGEYSSFGVHDHDDSDMAALLLLQGDDENKLNGFLSSSSDCDLGICIFEK encoded by the exons ATGGAGTCAATCGAGTCCACTGTTCCGccaggttttcgatttcatccGACAGATGAGGAACTCGTTGGATATTACCTGAGAAAGAAAGTCGCCTCACAGAAGATCGATCTCGATGTCATCAGAGACATTGATCTCTACCGAATAGAGCCATGGGATCTGCAAG ATAGATGCCGGATCGGATATGAGGAGCAGAACGAGTGGTACTTCTTCAGCCACAAAGACAAGAAGTATCCGACGGGAACAAGGACCAACAGGGCTACCATGGCCGGGTTCTGGAAGGCGACGGGGAGGGACAAATCGGTGTATGATAAGTCCAAGCTGATTGGAATGAGAAAAACTCTTGTTTTTTATAAAGGGAGGGCTCCAAATGGACAGAAAACCGACTGGATCATGCATGAATACCGACTCGAATCAGACGAAAATGGACCACCTCAGGCAA AAGGATGGGTGGTATGCCGAGCATTCAAGAAAAGAACCAGTACCCAAAACAAAAGCATGGAAGGCTGGGACTCGAGCTATTTATACGACGAACTTCACGGTGTCAGCTCCATCGTGGATCCAGCCGTTTTCGTCTCTAGGCAGCCACAAAGGGCGGCGCAAAGCTTCTTAGCTTCCCAGAGTTTCTTGTGTAAGCAAGAGATCACAGCTGAAGCTGACAGTTTGAATGGTACTTTCATGCCTTCTGATCATTTTGTTCAGCTCCCTCAGCTAGAGAGCCCATCTCTTCCCTTAATAAAGAGGCCGGGTTCATCAGTGTGTCTGATATCTTCGTCGGAGAACAATGTCGAAGAAGAAGTGGAGTTGATTAATATTAGAGGGTGCAGCGGCAACAGTATTAATGCCAATAAAGCAGCTACAGTGACTGACTGGAGGGACCTGGACAAGTTTGTAGCATCTCAGTTAAGTCAAGAAGATAAGTATAATGAATTAGGTGATCATGGAGAGTATTCAAGCTTCGGTGTTCATGATCATGATGATTCGGATATGGCGGCATTGTTGTTATTGCAAGGGGATGACGAGAACAAGTTGAATGGGTTTTTAAGCTCCAGCTCGGATTGCGATCTTGGAATATGCATatttgaaaaatga
- the LOC126787816 gene encoding NAC domain-containing protein 37-like isoform X1, with product MESIESTVPPGFRFHPTDEELVGYYLRKKVASQKIDLDVIRDIDLYRIEPWDLQDRCRIGYEEQNEWYFFSHKDKKYPTGTRTNRATMAGFWKATGRDKSVYDKSKLIGMRKTLVFYKGRAPNGQKTDWIMHEYRLESDENGPPQEEGWVVCRAFKKRTSTQNKSMEGWDSSYLYDELHGVSSIVDPAVFVSRQPQRAAQSFLASQSFLCKQEITAEADSLNGTFMPSDHFVQLPQLESPSLPLIKRPGSSVCLISSSENNVEEEVELINIRGCSGNSINANKAATVTDWRDLDKFVASQLSQEDKYNELGDHGEYSSFGVHDHDDSDMAALLLLQGDDENKLNGFLSSSSDCDLGICIFEK from the exons ATGGAGTCAATCGAGTCCACTGTTCCGccaggttttcgatttcatccGACAGATGAGGAACTCGTTGGATATTACCTGAGAAAGAAAGTCGCCTCACAGAAGATCGATCTCGATGTCATCAGAGACATTGATCTCTACCGAATAGAGCCATGGGATCTGCAAG ATAGATGCCGGATCGGATATGAGGAGCAGAACGAGTGGTACTTCTTCAGCCACAAAGACAAGAAGTATCCGACGGGAACAAGGACCAACAGGGCTACCATGGCCGGGTTCTGGAAGGCGACGGGGAGGGACAAATCGGTGTATGATAAGTCCAAGCTGATTGGAATGAGAAAAACTCTTGTTTTTTATAAAGGGAGGGCTCCAAATGGACAGAAAACCGACTGGATCATGCATGAATACCGACTCGAATCAGACGAAAATGGACCACCTCAG GAAGAAGGATGGGTGGTATGCCGAGCATTCAAGAAAAGAACCAGTACCCAAAACAAAAGCATGGAAGGCTGGGACTCGAGCTATTTATACGACGAACTTCACGGTGTCAGCTCCATCGTGGATCCAGCCGTTTTCGTCTCTAGGCAGCCACAAAGGGCGGCGCAAAGCTTCTTAGCTTCCCAGAGTTTCTTGTGTAAGCAAGAGATCACAGCTGAAGCTGACAGTTTGAATGGTACTTTCATGCCTTCTGATCATTTTGTTCAGCTCCCTCAGCTAGAGAGCCCATCTCTTCCCTTAATAAAGAGGCCGGGTTCATCAGTGTGTCTGATATCTTCGTCGGAGAACAATGTCGAAGAAGAAGTGGAGTTGATTAATATTAGAGGGTGCAGCGGCAACAGTATTAATGCCAATAAAGCAGCTACAGTGACTGACTGGAGGGACCTGGACAAGTTTGTAGCATCTCAGTTAAGTCAAGAAGATAAGTATAATGAATTAGGTGATCATGGAGAGTATTCAAGCTTCGGTGTTCATGATCATGATGATTCGGATATGGCGGCATTGTTGTTATTGCAAGGGGATGACGAGAACAAGTTGAATGGGTTTTTAAGCTCCAGCTCGGATTGCGATCTTGGAATATGCATatttgaaaaatga